A part of Desulfomicrobium baculatum DSM 4028 genomic DNA contains:
- a CDS encoding TolC family protein: MREAVEIGLKSNPSILAAREALSASDYAVKSAKAAFGPALSTQYGYTRLDERPQSLGFTAGALDNWELVFNVHQPLFTGFNLLTTHEKTILQKEQAASQIDNVELQLIVAIQDTFLRLLQARENVRSAEDSLVRLRSQLKVSTAFYEVGLRPKLDMLQAEVDVANAEQLMLSAKNNEATLNAQLNTLLGKSVEADVEYAGELRYFPMPLTLEECLARAGQHRPDLRIARQSVMLAEKDKVLAAVPYYPQVGADFNYVRAGEDPLVHGGDYHTPSQWNAQVGMKWTFFEWGKTYYGEKQAEKNVSRLGQEYLNLENDAAFEVKKSFLQIETAEKRISAARQGLIAAKESYRMAVARYEAQVGTNTDVLDAQAKQTLSEASLHEALSDYERSVAELYGAMGQRNPELLAQ; encoded by the coding sequence ATGCGAGAGGCGGTGGAGATCGGGCTCAAGTCGAACCCTTCAATTCTGGCCGCGCGGGAGGCGCTTTCTGCGTCGGACTATGCCGTCAAGTCGGCCAAGGCCGCCTTTGGGCCAGCCCTGAGCACCCAGTATGGCTACACCCGGCTCGATGAGCGGCCGCAGTCCCTTGGGTTCACCGCAGGCGCGCTTGACAACTGGGAGCTTGTCTTCAACGTGCATCAGCCGCTGTTCACGGGATTCAACCTGCTGACGACGCATGAAAAAACCATTTTGCAGAAGGAGCAGGCCGCATCGCAGATCGACAATGTCGAGTTGCAGCTGATCGTTGCCATTCAGGACACGTTTTTGCGTCTGTTGCAGGCCCGGGAGAATGTCCGCTCTGCCGAGGATTCCCTTGTCCGTCTGCGGTCGCAGTTGAAGGTGAGCACCGCTTTTTACGAGGTTGGCCTGCGTCCAAAGCTCGATATGCTGCAGGCCGAGGTCGATGTGGCCAATGCCGAGCAGCTCATGCTGTCCGCGAAAAACAATGAAGCGACGTTGAACGCGCAACTCAACACCCTGCTTGGCAAGAGCGTGGAAGCGGACGTGGAGTATGCCGGGGAGTTGCGATATTTTCCCATGCCGCTGACCCTTGAAGAATGTCTGGCGCGCGCCGGGCAGCACCGTCCGGATCTGCGCATTGCCCGGCAGTCCGTCATGTTGGCCGAAAAGGACAAGGTGCTCGCGGCGGTGCCGTATTACCCGCAGGTCGGCGCGGATTTCAACTACGTCCGGGCCGGAGAGGATCCCCTGGTGCACGGTGGAGACTATCATACGCCCAGTCAGTGGAACGCGCAGGTTGGAATGAAGTGGACTTTCTTCGAATGGGGAAAGACCTACTACGGGGAAAAGCAGGCGGAAAAAAATGTGAGCCGGCTGGGTCAGGAATATCTGAATCTTGAGAACGACGCCGCGTTTGAGGTCAAGAAGAGCTTTCTGCAGATTGAAACCGCCGAAAAACGCATCTCTGCCGCCAGGCAAGGGCTGATCGCCGCCAAGGAGAGCTACCGCATGGCCGTGGCCAGATACGAGGCCCAGGTGGGCACCAATACGGACGTGCTCGACGCCCAGGCCAAGCAGACGCTCAGTGAAGCCAGTCTGCACGAGGCGCTTTCGGACTATGAGCGGTCCGTGGCTGAACTCTATGGAGCCATGGGCCAAAGAAATCCGGAACTTCTGGCGCAGTGA
- a CDS encoding Lon protease family protein — MKTIPELKVRQLKIEPDPRKILRSTDIRDNVSAVCLFQPRARKALEMGLSIPGMEYNVYVAGEPGLGRTYLVENFLLPRAQTGTTPPDLVYLNNFDNPDKPLLVSLTPGQGKILKENLQRIVKRLRRDLPRHFEQASYLRLQNKLFTKLALVRDDLMDRMDEAAQKKGFSLNIDDSGAVSLTPLVDGKVLSSEEFERLESSQKKVIKDQSSAVLNTIADLSRLVNKSEQEFRAKEVQLAQEHAASLVDRLLMPIHKKFADNKALKKYFDSFKEDILENLPHYQGRQEREPRTGPEQQGEGLSDSFFGRYDVNLFVDNSEVTGAPVVKEINPGFFNLLGCVERETEWGTYYTDFSLIKAGAVHRANGGFLILRVDDLLNHPAAWEGLLRCLRTKQSSLDDPTDHYDMLRTRTISPDPIPLSLKVLLIGDDETYELLYMHDERFRKIFKLKAHIQDTVERTPESITGYAQALDRAGRETGLRGFTKDAYAELVNYSTRMAEDRERLSLHFSHLREIMIESNALAISQDKRIIDAGIVKLALDEREYRTNLYQEEFLREYDRRSIKVLTQGQGVGVANGLSVTQVGDYVMGLPHQISCTVGVGHGGIMDLEREAELGGPIHTKGMMILKSYFVNLFARNKPLVLTGSLCFEQSYAQVDGDSASGAELAALLSALSNVPIRLDLAFTGAISQSGAIMAVGGVTHKVEGFFEVCRRRGLTGQQGVLLPRDNIVHLVLRDNVLQAIKDGQFHIHPVSTIEEAMEFLTGTRAGERLKDGRFSPNSIYAAVDERLTELAVLAEKKCAMPRRKSIKKAGS; from the coding sequence ATGAAAACCATCCCTGAACTCAAAGTCCGCCAACTCAAGATCGAGCCGGATCCGCGCAAGATCCTGCGCAGCACCGACATCCGCGACAACGTCAGCGCCGTATGCCTTTTCCAGCCCCGTGCCCGCAAGGCCCTGGAGATGGGCCTCTCCATACCGGGCATGGAATACAATGTTTATGTTGCCGGAGAACCGGGACTTGGCCGGACATATCTTGTCGAAAACTTTCTTCTTCCCCGGGCCCAGACAGGTACGACGCCACCAGACCTCGTCTATCTGAACAATTTCGACAACCCTGACAAGCCACTCCTGGTCAGCCTTACGCCCGGCCAGGGGAAAATCCTCAAAGAGAACCTGCAGCGCATCGTCAAGCGCCTTCGCCGCGACCTGCCGCGTCACTTTGAGCAGGCCAGCTATCTCCGACTGCAGAACAAGCTCTTCACCAAGCTGGCCCTGGTGCGCGACGACCTGATGGACAGAATGGATGAAGCCGCCCAGAAAAAGGGGTTCAGCCTGAACATCGACGACTCCGGGGCGGTATCGCTGACACCGCTGGTGGACGGCAAAGTCCTCAGTTCGGAAGAATTCGAACGTCTTGAGTCCTCCCAGAAAAAAGTCATCAAGGATCAAAGCAGCGCCGTGCTCAACACCATTGCGGACCTTTCGCGACTGGTCAACAAAAGTGAGCAGGAATTCCGGGCCAAGGAAGTGCAGTTGGCGCAAGAGCATGCCGCGAGCCTCGTGGACCGCCTGCTTATGCCGATCCACAAAAAATTCGCCGACAACAAGGCTCTCAAGAAGTATTTCGATTCCTTCAAGGAAGACATCCTCGAAAACCTGCCCCACTACCAGGGCCGACAGGAACGGGAACCGCGCACGGGCCCGGAGCAGCAAGGCGAAGGCCTGTCGGACTCCTTCTTTGGGCGCTATGATGTCAACCTCTTTGTGGACAATTCCGAAGTCACCGGCGCGCCCGTGGTCAAGGAGATCAACCCCGGCTTTTTCAACCTCCTCGGATGCGTGGAGCGTGAAACGGAATGGGGCACCTACTACACCGATTTCTCCCTGATCAAGGCCGGGGCGGTGCACCGGGCCAACGGTGGCTTTCTCATACTGCGCGTGGATGACCTCTTGAACCACCCCGCCGCCTGGGAAGGCCTGCTGCGCTGCCTGCGCACCAAGCAGTCGAGCCTGGACGACCCCACGGATCATTATGACATGCTGCGCACCCGCACCATCAGCCCGGACCCGATCCCGCTTTCCCTCAAGGTGCTGCTCATCGGTGACGACGAGACATACGAACTGCTCTACATGCACGACGAGCGGTTCAGGAAGATATTCAAGCTCAAGGCTCATATCCAGGACACCGTGGAACGCACGCCCGAATCCATCACCGGATATGCCCAGGCCCTGGACCGCGCCGGACGCGAAACCGGCCTGCGCGGGTTCACCAAGGACGCTTACGCCGAGCTTGTGAACTATTCGACCCGCATGGCCGAGGACAGGGAACGACTGTCGCTGCATTTCTCGCATTTACGCGAAATCATGATCGAATCCAATGCATTGGCCATCAGCCAGGACAAGCGCATCATCGACGCCGGCATCGTCAAGCTGGCTCTGGATGAGCGTGAATACCGGACCAATCTGTACCAGGAAGAATTCCTGCGGGAATACGACCGCAGATCCATCAAGGTCCTCACCCAGGGACAGGGAGTCGGCGTGGCCAACGGCCTGTCCGTGACCCAGGTGGGGGATTACGTCATGGGCCTGCCCCATCAGATTTCCTGCACTGTAGGCGTGGGTCACGGCGGCATCATGGACCTGGAACGGGAGGCCGAACTGGGCGGACCCATTCATACCAAGGGCATGATGATCCTCAAGAGCTATTTCGTGAACCTCTTTGCCCGCAACAAACCGCTCGTGCTGACCGGCAGTCTGTGCTTCGAACAGAGCTACGCCCAGGTCGACGGAGACTCGGCATCCGGCGCGGAACTGGCCGCCCTGCTCTCCGCCCTCTCAAACGTGCCGATCCGTCTCGACCTGGCCTTCACTGGGGCCATCTCCCAGTCGGGAGCGATCATGGCCGTGGGCGGGGTCACGCACAAGGTGGAGGGCTTTTTTGAGGTCTGCAGGAGACGCGGCCTCACCGGCCAGCAGGGAGTCCTGCTGCCCAGAGACAACATCGTGCACCTGGTGCTCAGGGACAATGTGCTGCAGGCCATAAAGGACGGGCAGTTCCATATCCACCCCGTGAGCACCATCGAGGAGGCCATGGAGTTCCTGACCGGCACACGAGCGGGCGAGCGTTTGAAAGACGGCCGCTTTTCGCCGAACTCCATCTACGCGGCCGTGGACGAAAGGCTGACTGAGCTCGCGGTTCTGGCCGAAAAGAAATGCGCCATGCCCAGGCGAAAAAGTATTAAAAAAGCCGGATCCTAG
- a CDS encoding AtpZ/AtpI family protein: MLFNKKNSKHFESLGIASVMGLQLVSGVIVGFAMGYYLDKYFETKPWLTLIFLVFGIIAGYRNMFREMQRIQKKEAEADARNDTEKD; encoded by the coding sequence ATGCTCTTTAACAAGAAAAATTCTAAACATTTCGAGTCGCTGGGTATTGCTTCGGTGATGGGGCTTCAGCTGGTGTCCGGGGTAATCGTTGGCTTTGCCATGGGCTATTACCTCGACAAATATTTCGAAACGAAACCGTGGTTGACGCTGATTTTCTTGGTGTTCGGGATCATCGCCGGATACAGGAACATGTTCCGCGAAATGCAGCGTATCCAAAAGAAAGAAGCGGAAGCCGATGCTCGCAATGATACAGAAAAAGATTGA